CCTTGCGGCGCTGACTTCACGGCGCTGGCGCAACTCGACACGGCCAATGTACAGCGAGCTGAGGCGATTTGGTGCCGCCTAGGTAAGCGCACCGGCGAGGGCAATCCCGTATCATGGTGCCCTTCAACGCGGAGGGGTGGCCGAGTGGTTTAAGGCGGCGGTCTTGAAAACCGCTGTGTCGCAAGGCACCGTGGGTTCGAATCCTACCCCCTCCGCCATGTATCTGGAGCCCAGCCTCGATTGGGATCGCGATCGCGCGGGAAGCGCGCCGGAGGTTCCGTGTTCATCGGACACTTCGCTGTCGGATTCGCCGCGAAGCGCGCCGCGCCCAGGACCTCCCTGGGTACGCTCATTCTCGCCTTTCTCGACGGGCTCTGGCCGGTGTTTCTTCTCCTCGGCATCGAACGCGCGAGGATCGATCCGGGGAACACGGCGTTCACGCCGCTCGCGTTCGACTACTATCCTTTCTCCCACAGCTCGCTGATGGCCATCGTATGGGGCATCCTCTTCGCGCTCGCTTACAACGCGCGCGGGAGATATTCCAGGGGAGCGCTCTGGGTCTGCATCTGCGTTGTGAGCCACTGGATTCTCGATTTCGTAACGCACCGTCCGGACCTACCCCTGTACCCAGGCGGCCCCAAGGTGGGGCTCGGTCTCTGGAACTCGCGGGCGGCGACGATGACTGTGGAAGGGGCGATGTTCGTCGCGGCAATCTGGCTCTATGCGGTGACCACGCGGGCGCGAATCACCATGGTCGCGATCATCGGCATCGTGGCTTGGCTTTTCGTCCTCTGGGCGTACTGGATCGACCGGAATCGGGAAGCGAAGGCCGCGGCGTGAGAAAGAACCCAGCCGCTCCAATTCTGGCAAGGTAACCCGCATGCCCAAGCTTCGAGTCAAGCTTGCCCGGCGCGATGAGATCGCGGCCGCCACATGGGCGTTCACGCTCGGGCTGGACGGCCAGGCCTTCTCGTTCAAGCCGGGCCAGACCATCGACCTCACGTACCCCAACATGCCGACGGAAGACCCGGCGGGGAACCGGCGCACCTTCTCGATCGCATCGAAGCCCGGGTTGGACCATCTCCAGATCGCCACGCGGGTCCGCGGCTCGGGCTTCAAGCAGAGCATCCTCCAGGCCGACCTCGGGACCACGTTGGAACTGGACGGCCCGTACGGATCCTTCACCTTGCCGAACAAGCCTTCGAGCGTCGTGCTGCTCACGGGTGGGATCGGCGTGACGCCGTTTCGTTCCATGGCGCTGGACGCCGCGGCACGATCGCTCGAGCACGCGCTCCTCATGATCCACTCGAATCGGACGCCGGAGGAGGCGCCGTTTCTCGAGGAGCTTCAGCGGCTTGCCTCGGAATTCAGGCGGTTCACCTACCGACCCACGATGACCCAGGCCGACCGATCGAAGCGGCCGTGGAACGGGGACCGCCGCCGCGTCGACCGGGATTACCTCTCGGAGGTCATTCCGTCGCAGCGCGATGGCTCTCTTTACTACGCCGCCGGGCCCGAGCGATTCGTAGGCGCCGTGGTCCAGATCCTCAAGGCGATGGGCATCGACGAGGATCAAATTCGGTTCGAGGAATTCCCCGGGTATTAGTAGAATGCGTCGATCGTGCCGACGATCGACGACCCGCGTGAAGGATTTCTCATCGCATGAGCCCCCAAAACCCGGATCCCCGTCTCAAGAGCTACGACCGCGGGATGCGCGCGAGCCTGCTCGGGCTCGTGATCAATCTCTTCCTCGCCTTGGGGAAGCTCGTGGCCGGCGTCCTCGGCCACTCCCACGCGCTGATCGCGGACGCCACGGAATCGCTCGGGGATGTGTTCGGATCGGTGATCGTTTGGCGCGGGCTCAAGATCGCGGCGCGCCCGCCCGATCCGGAGCATCCCTACGGGCACGGCAAGGCAGAGCCCATCGCCGCCGCGTTCGTCGCCGTGCTCCTCGTCGGCGCGGGGGTGGGGATCGCGATCCAGTCGGTGCACGAGATCGCCTCGCCGCATCGGGGGCCCGCCGCGTTCACGCTCGTGGTGCTCTTGGCCGTGATCGCGATCAAGGAGGGTCTTTTCCAGAGCGTCAACCGCGTGGGAAGGCGCATCGGGAGCGCCGCGGTGCACACCGACGCGTGGCATCACCGGAGCGACGCGGTCACTTCGGCCGCGGCCGCGATCGGGATCGC
This region of Candidatus Eisenbacteria bacterium genomic DNA includes:
- a CDS encoding FAD-dependent oxidoreductase; this translates as MPKLRVKLARRDEIAAATWAFTLGLDGQAFSFKPGQTIDLTYPNMPTEDPAGNRRTFSIASKPGLDHLQIATRVRGSGFKQSILQADLGTTLELDGPYGSFTLPNKPSSVVLLTGGIGVTPFRSMALDAAARSLEHALLMIHSNRTPEEAPFLEELQRLASEFRRFTYRPTMTQADRSKRPWNGDRRRVDRDYLSEVIPSQRDGSLYYAAGPERFVGAVVQILKAMGIDEDQIRFEEFPGY
- a CDS encoding cation transporter — encoded protein: MRASLLGLVINLFLALGKLVAGVLGHSHALIADATESLGDVFGSVIVWRGLKIAARPPDPEHPYGHGKAEPIAAAFVAVLLVGAGVGIAIQSVHEIASPHRGPAAFTLVVLLAVIAIKEGLFQSVNRVGRRIGSAAVHTDAWHHRSDAVTSAAAAIGIAIALIGGKGYEVADDWAALFASGVILFTGLRLLRPAVEELMDRSPEPGLVEKAVRVAEDRPGVHRVEKLLMRKMGLYYIADMHLEVSPTMTVFEGHSIAHGVKEAVRAALPQIVELTIHIEPARPGTAPARGERAQAPR